The stretch of DNA AGTATTAAAAATTGGCTTTACAGAACATTCTTACGTATGAAGGTCGGTAAGCAAACAGCATTTGCTTTAATGGTCATGCCAGATATTATGTTTCCCGAAAAAATAACTGTCGGTAGTAATTCCATTATTGGCTACAACACAACCATTTTAGCTCATGAATATTTAATAGAAGAATACCGTATAGGTGAAGTAGTAATTGGAAATAAAGTAATGGTTGGGGCAAATTCAACAATACTTCCTGGAGTGAGTATAGGAGATGGAGCCATTGTTTCTGCAGGAACGCTTGTCCACCGAGATGTACCAGCTGGAGCATTTGTTGGCGGTAATCCAATGAAAATTATATATACGAAAGAAGAAATGGAACAAAAGCAAAAAAATGAACCGCTTCAGTGAGGCGGTTTTTCCTATGTATGCCACTAATGCAACAATTTTACCATCACTATTCGTACGATTTTGTGCTATACTCTTCACTGGAACAATATTGAAAAAAACTCGGAGGTTCTATGGGGAAACGAGTCAATAAAAAGGTTGTTAATTTTATCCAAGATGGCAGTTACTTTTTTAAACGTGGTCAACGTGCCTATTATGAACAAGACTTATCTAAAGCGAAAAAAAACTTTGAGAGAGCAGTTCATTTTGATCCTAACCAAGCATCTTATCAGTGCCAATTAGCAGTGGTACTGGCTGACTTAGGAGAATTAAACCGTTCAATTGAATTATTACATTATATATTACGCGACCTCGATGCGAACATGGCGGAATGCTTCTATTTATTAGCAGCAAATTACGCTTATTTAGGTGACTTTCGTCAAGCGGAAGGATATGCGAAAAAATACTTGAAAACAAACCCTAATGGTGAGTATGAGCTTGAGCTACAAGATTTATTAGAAATGATATACGAAGAGCTCGGTACAGATGAACCTAACTGGGATGAAGAAGAATTAATTATGAAACAAGAAGCAGCGAATAGGCTAATTGAAAGTGGCCAATATTACGCAGCAATCGAAGATTTACAAAAACTGATTGCGGAACATCCAAACCATTGGCCAGCTTATAATCAAATGGCACTAGCCTATTTTTATAGTCATCAAATTGAAACAGCAA from Lottiidibacillus patelloidae encodes:
- a CDS encoding acyltransferase; translation: MRKTKRYKVENANSLWQIYNTVPFLKVFKNFIIIQIARYTPLLSIKNWLYRTFLRMKVGKQTAFALMVMPDIMFPEKITVGSNSIIGYNTTILAHEYLIEEYRIGEVVIGNKVMVGANSTILPGVSIGDGAIVSAGTLVHRDVPAGAFVGGNPMKIIYTKEEMEQKQKNEPLQ